Proteins encoded together in one Paracoccus sp. SMMA_5_TC window:
- a CDS encoding DUF3772 domain-containing protein translates to MSCRSLLSRLAALAVALLLALGQPAAAQDAQLPDYRAWEKLAAQAEQILESGSANDARLQTIRAEVVKWRDRFKGAEGLNATRIATLKDQINALGPPPAEGQTESEDIAARRKQLNEQLAELQAPGLQAVEAYGRADGIVTQIDQTIRQRQTYALIRKTPSPLNPANWGPAMTEAANVVARIYDEARSRWESTGGWSGFSARLPLIGGFLLVALLLLSRGRRWMDSLPSRLSARASERSRAALVFGVSLGQIAIPLIGVILAAAALVATDLFADWGIPVLKSVPAAGLSLFGGIWLARRLFPDVHMGVTPPLPMDDDQRRKARFRAELLAASLALHQLISRSILPLSGFNSQKDVDTVPERLGEASAGVWHFLLILFGAFCLFQLANLLRRLRPSEASDAPDYRVRIVAFLGQLARLVAVAAPIAAAAGYVTAANAALWSSAMTLGLVGLLIVLQDFIADLYAMAKGGDQSARDALMPALIGFALVLFSMPLFALIWGARPVDLVEAWTRAQQGFSFGGVRLSPMAILTFVIVFAIGYSLTSFVQGAFRSSILPKTKLDAGGQNAVTSMIGYIGLALAAVFAVTSAGIDLTSLAFVAGALSVGIGFGMQQVVSNFVSGIILLVERPIAVGDWIEVGGQQGVVKKMAVRATQIQTFDRTDVIVPNSNLITQPVTNWTRGSLQGRIIVPVGVAYGSDTRKVERILREIAEDQPTVLVNPAPAVLLRGFGADSINFEIRAVLSDINGGAGVTSEINHEIARRFAEEGIEIPYAQRDIWLRNPEVIAQLAQRLGQGLDLPVAELGQKSDAARPEAAAPRAVHRDEVPDTPAEDDGDGGEADGRS, encoded by the coding sequence ATGTCATGCCGTTCCCTGCTGTCACGCCTTGCGGCGCTGGCCGTCGCGCTGCTTCTGGCGCTGGGCCAGCCTGCCGCCGCCCAGGACGCGCAACTGCCCGACTATCGCGCCTGGGAGAAGCTCGCGGCGCAGGCCGAACAGATCCTTGAATCAGGCTCGGCCAATGACGCGCGGCTGCAAACCATCCGGGCCGAGGTGGTCAAATGGCGCGACCGCTTCAAGGGGGCCGAAGGGCTCAACGCCACGCGCATTGCCACGCTCAAGGACCAGATCAATGCCCTGGGGCCGCCCCCGGCCGAGGGGCAGACCGAGTCCGAGGATATTGCCGCACGCCGCAAACAGCTGAACGAACAGCTTGCCGAATTGCAGGCCCCCGGCCTTCAGGCGGTCGAGGCCTATGGGCGTGCCGACGGCATCGTCACCCAGATCGATCAGACCATCCGTCAGCGCCAGACCTATGCGCTGATCCGCAAGACGCCCTCGCCCCTGAACCCCGCCAACTGGGGTCCGGCGATGACCGAGGCGGCAAATGTCGTTGCCCGCATCTATGACGAGGCGCGCAGCCGCTGGGAATCGACCGGAGGATGGTCCGGATTCAGTGCCCGATTGCCGTTGATCGGGGGCTTTCTGCTGGTGGCGCTGCTGTTGCTGTCGCGGGGCAGGCGGTGGATGGATTCGCTGCCCTCGCGCCTGTCTGCGCGGGCCAGCGAAAGATCGCGCGCCGCATTGGTGTTCGGTGTTTCGCTGGGACAGATCGCCATTCCCCTGATCGGTGTCATTCTGGCCGCTGCGGCACTGGTGGCCACCGATCTTTTTGCCGACTGGGGTATTCCGGTTCTGAAATCGGTGCCTGCGGCCGGGCTGTCGCTGTTTGGCGGCATCTGGCTGGCGCGACGCCTGTTTCCCGATGTTCATATGGGGGTGACGCCGCCCCTGCCGATGGACGACGATCAGCGCCGCAAGGCGCGGTTTCGCGCGGAACTGCTGGCGGCATCCCTGGCGCTGCATCAGCTGATTTCGCGTTCGATCCTGCCGTTGTCGGGCTTCAACAGCCAGAAGGACGTGGATACCGTGCCAGAGCGCCTTGGCGAGGCATCGGCAGGGGTGTGGCATTTCCTGCTGATCCTGTTCGGTGCCTTCTGCCTGTTCCAGCTGGCCAATCTGCTGCGCCGCCTGCGCCCGTCCGAGGCGTCGGATGCCCCCGATTATCGGGTGCGCATCGTCGCGTTTCTGGGTCAGCTGGCGCGGCTGGTCGCTGTGGCAGCCCCGATTGCGGCTGCGGCAGGATACGTCACCGCTGCCAACGCCGCACTGTGGTCCTCGGCCATGACACTGGGGCTGGTGGGGCTGCTGATCGTGCTGCAGGACTTCATCGCCGACCTTTACGCAATGGCCAAGGGCGGGGACCAGTCGGCGCGCGATGCCTTGATGCCGGCGCTGATCGGTTTTGCGCTGGTTCTGTTTTCGATGCCGCTGTTTGCGCTGATCTGGGGGGCGCGGCCCGTCGATCTGGTCGAGGCCTGGACCCGCGCCCAGCAGGGCTTCAGCTTTGGCGGCGTGCGGCTGTCGCCCATGGCGATCCTGACCTTCGTGATCGTCTTTGCCATCGGCTATTCGCTGACCAGTTTCGTTCAGGGCGCTTTCCGCAGCTCGATCCTGCCCAAGACCAAGCTGGATGCGGGCGGCCAGAACGCCGTGACATCCATGATCGGCTATATCGGGCTGGCCCTGGCGGCGGTGTTTGCCGTCACCTCGGCCGGGATCGACCTGACCTCGCTGGCCTTTGTCGCAGGTGCGCTGTCGGTCGGCATCGGTTTCGGCATGCAGCAGGTGGTGTCGAACTTCGTGTCCGGCATCATCCTGCTGGTCGAACGACCCATCGCCGTCGGCGACTGGATCGAGGTGGGCGGCCAGCAGGGCGTCGTCAAGAAGATGGCCGTGCGGGCGACCCAGATCCAGACCTTCGACCGCACCGATGTGATCGTGCCCAATTCGAACCTGATCACCCAGCCGGTGACCAACTGGACGCGCGGTAGCCTGCAGGGGCGCATCATCGTGCCCGTGGGGGTGGCCTATGGCAGCGATACCCGCAAGGTCGAACGCATCCTGCGCGAGATCGCCGAGGACCAGCCGACGGTTCTGGTCAATCCTGCGCCGGCTGTCCTGTTGCGCGGCTTTGGCGCCGACAGCATCAACTTCGAGATTCGGGCGGTGCTTTCCGACATCAACGGCGGCGCCGGCGTGACATCTGAAATCAATCACGAGATCGCCCGCCGCTTTGCCGAGGAGGGGATCGAAATTCCCTATGCCCAGCGGGATATCTGGCTGCGCAATCCCGAGGTCATCGCCCAGCTGGCACAGCGTCTGGGCCAGGGGCTGGATCTGCCCGTGGCCGAACTAGGCCAGAAGTCCGACGCCGCCCGCCCCGAAGCCGCAGCCCCAAGGGCCGTTCACAGGGACGAGGTTCCCGATACCCCGGCCGAGGACGACGGTGATGGTGGCGAGGCCGACGGCAGGTCCTAG